The Epilithonimonas zeae genome contains a region encoding:
- a CDS encoding DUF6438 domain-containing protein: protein MKYLLSLLLLIGLMSCGTSQTSKYSKIEYEVGPCFGFCPIYKITIDTDKNAVLEAEHFNFSQGEGKGDLDKPREGTFKSTISPADYDKLITLTDAANVKSLSDSYIDKRIMDASKSNLRVYFSDGSKKDIALSAGEKPENLTALITYITELKKKQNWQKVN, encoded by the coding sequence ATGAAATATTTACTAAGCCTTTTGCTATTGATTGGACTAATGTCCTGCGGTACTTCTCAAACTTCAAAGTATTCTAAAATAGAATATGAAGTTGGTCCTTGCTTCGGATTTTGTCCTATTTACAAGATAACGATTGACACAGATAAAAATGCTGTTCTTGAGGCAGAACACTTTAATTTCTCTCAAGGAGAAGGTAAAGGCGATTTGGATAAACCAAGAGAAGGAACTTTCAAATCTACAATCAGTCCGGCAGATTATGATAAATTAATCACTTTAACAGATGCAGCTAATGTAAAATCATTATCAGACAGTTACATAGATAAGAGAATTATGGATGCATCTAAAAGTAATCTCAGAGTTTATTTTTCAGATGGCAGCAAAAAAGATATAGCTTTGTCTGCAGGCGAAAAACCTGAAAATCTAACTGCTCTGATCACTTATATTACTGAATTAAAGAAAAAACAAAACTGGCAAAAAGTTAACTAA
- a CDS encoding outer membrane beta-barrel protein, with protein sequence MTVDLYDFVGNEIVQAGTMKVNYKYTQIQVPISAKYYFINKFALSGGFNFAFNIDAKVKNNANFTAFPSGKIENARTLNVNPFVGAEYHITQNLFADARYNFGFGYINKDGADMRSSFFQIGLGYRFK encoded by the coding sequence ATGACGGTTGATTTATACGATTTCGTTGGTAATGAAATCGTACAGGCTGGAACTATGAAAGTGAATTATAAATACACTCAAATTCAGGTTCCAATTTCTGCAAAATATTATTTCATCAACAAATTTGCACTTAGTGGAGGATTCAACTTTGCCTTTAATATAGATGCCAAAGTTAAAAACAATGCAAACTTCACAGCATTTCCATCCGGTAAAATCGAAAATGCAAGAACTCTTAACGTAAATCCATTTGTTGGTGCTGAATATCATATTACACAAAATCTTTTTGCTGATGCCAGATATAATTTTGGATTTGGATATATCAACAAAGACGGAGCTGATATGAGAAGTAGTTTCTTCCAAATCGGATTAGGTTATCGATTCAAATAA
- the obgE gene encoding GTPase ObgE, translated as MSNFVDYVKIHCKSGHGGAGSAHLRREKYIPKGGPDGGDGGRGGHVIMKGNAHEWTLLPLRYTRHVKAERGENGAKNQLTGAYGADVYINVPLGTIARNEEGEIVGEILEDGQEIILMEGGKGGKGNEHFKSSTNQTPRYAQPGMEGQEGYIIFELKLLADVGLVGFPNAGKSTLLASVSAARPKIADYAFTTLTPNLGIVEWRNYKSFVMADIPGIIEGAAEGKGLGHRFLRHIERNSILLFLIPADSEDHFQEFKILENELKEYNPELVDKDFILSVSKADLLDDELKKEISAEFPENRQPLFFSGVTGEGLQELKDAIWKKLHG; from the coding sequence GTAAAAATTCATTGTAAAAGTGGTCACGGTGGTGCAGGTTCTGCCCATCTCCGCAGAGAAAAATACATCCCAAAAGGCGGTCCTGATGGCGGTGATGGCGGACGCGGTGGTCACGTGATTATGAAAGGAAACGCCCACGAATGGACGCTTTTGCCACTTAGATATACGCGACACGTAAAAGCTGAGCGTGGAGAAAATGGAGCAAAAAACCAGTTGACAGGTGCTTACGGTGCAGATGTGTACATCAATGTGCCTTTAGGAACAATTGCAAGAAATGAGGAGGGTGAAATTGTAGGAGAAATCTTGGAAGACGGACAAGAAATCATTCTGATGGAAGGTGGAAAAGGAGGAAAAGGAAATGAGCATTTCAAATCATCTACCAACCAAACCCCGAGATATGCCCAGCCAGGAATGGAAGGTCAGGAAGGTTACATCATTTTTGAACTGAAACTTTTAGCAGACGTAGGATTGGTTGGTTTCCCAAATGCAGGAAAATCTACACTTCTAGCATCGGTTTCTGCAGCCAGACCTAAGATCGCAGATTACGCTTTTACAACTTTAACCCCCAACCTTGGAATTGTGGAATGGAGAAATTACAAATCTTTTGTAATGGCAGATATTCCCGGAATTATCGAAGGTGCAGCAGAAGGAAAAGGACTTGGACACAGATTCTTGAGACATATCGAAAGAAACTCTATTTTATTATTCTTGATTCCGGCAGATTCTGAAGATCATTTTCAGGAATTCAAGATTTTGGAAAATGAGTTAAAAGAATATAATCCTGAATTAGTAGACAAAGATTTCATTCTATCTGTTTCAAAAGCAGATTTGCTGGATGACGAATTGAAGAAAGAAATCTCCGCAGAATTCCCTGAAAACAGACAACCTTTATTTTTTTCCGGCGTAACTGGTGAAGGACTTCAGGAATTAAAAGATGCCATTTGGAAAAAATTGCACGGATAA